In Thunnus thynnus chromosome 13, fThuThy2.1, whole genome shotgun sequence, the following proteins share a genomic window:
- the c1qbp gene encoding complement component 1 Q subcomponent-binding protein, mitochondrial yields the protein MLKSVVRAVGAAVRLSTATTSTARALPLSCPTLRSPSSATIRPFTRSLWMLNNNGASSGYRPKLFSSKVLSPSVSCGCGGLHTEGDKAFGEFLFDEIKEEKKIQKSKTLPKMSGGWELEMNGTEAKLTRNVAGEKVTVTFNVNNSIPPNFEEEAEQGQQKPAGEEPEIVSTPNFVVEVTKQAAKHSLVFDCHFPEDEISHGEGEESDIFAIREVSFQPEGDTDWKETSYTLNTDSLDWALYDHLMDFLADRGVDNTFADELMELSTAVEHQEYIKFLEDLQGFVKCN from the exons ATGCTGAAGTCAGTTGTCCGTGCGGTGGGAGCCGCTGTCCGCCTCTCAACAGCCACCACGTCCACAGCGCGAGCTCTGCCGCTCAGCTGCCCAACACTACGCTCTCCTAGTTCGGCAACAATTCGGCCCTTCACCCGGTCTCTCTGGATGCTGAATAACAACGGAGCTTCGTCAGGATACAGACCAAAACTGTTCAGTTCAAAGGTGTTGAGTCCCTCGGTGTCATGTGGATGCGGTGGACTGCACACAGAAG GTGACAAAGCATTTGGTGAGTTCCTGTTTGATGAAAtcaaagaggagaagaagatcCAGAAATCCAAAACCCTTCCTAAAATGTCTGGAGGATGGGAACTGGAGATGAACGGCACCGAGGCTAAACTCACAAGGAACGTTGCTGGAGAAAA AGTCACTGTTACATTCAATGTCAATAACAGCATTCCTCCTAACTTTGAGGAAGAGGCAGAACAAGGACAGCAGAAGCCAGCAGGGGAGGAG CCAGAAATTGTGTCAACACCCAACTTTGTTGTTGAAGTAACGAAACAGGCAGCAAAACATTCCCTGGTGTTTGACTGCCATTTCCCTGAAGACGAG ATAAGCCATGGTGAAGGAGAAGAGAGCGACATCTTTGCCATTCGTGAAGTCAGTTTCCAGCCTGAGGGAGATACAGATTGGAAGGAGACCAGCTATACACTCAACACAGACTCCCTCGACTGG GCCCTGTACGACCACCTGATGGACTTCCTGGCTGACCGGGGGGTTGACAACACCTTTGCTGATGAACTGATGGAGCTGAGCACCGCTGTTGAGCATCAAGAGTACATCAAGTTCCTGGAAGACCTTCAGGGCTTTGTTAAATGTAACTAA